In Rhodothermales bacterium, one genomic interval encodes:
- a CDS encoding VWA domain-containing protein — protein sequence MTFANPAFLWVLLLLPLLPGWEWYRARNERGFAFSTTESAKSVHPSFWTRIRGLPTLLRTLGIALAIVALARPQERNVIREQFAEGVDIMMVLDTSTSMRAQDFQPNRFQAAREVGAEFIQGRLSDRVGLIVFAAKAYTQAPLTLDYDFLLRMMEEVEVGVIEDGTAIGTALAMAVNRLKETEAVSKVVILLTDGQNNRGEIDPVTASEVAEALGVRVYAIGVGAYGEAPFVIDHPFAGKQRRMMPVEIDEDMLRSVAEKTGGAYFRATDNEALRQIYEQIGDLEKTKIEERTYMDYEERFALFLWPAFGLILLEILLSNTRLRRLP from the coding sequence ATCACTTTTGCCAACCCTGCATTTTTGTGGGTGCTGCTGCTGCTACCGCTCTTGCCGGGCTGGGAGTGGTACCGGGCGCGCAATGAGCGAGGCTTTGCATTCAGCACGACAGAATCTGCGAAATCGGTACACCCTTCGTTCTGGACCCGCATCAGAGGTCTGCCGACACTCCTTCGAACGCTCGGAATTGCTCTTGCGATCGTGGCACTGGCTCGCCCGCAGGAGCGCAACGTAATCCGGGAGCAGTTTGCGGAAGGCGTCGATATCATGATGGTGCTCGACACGTCAACCTCCATGCGCGCTCAGGATTTTCAGCCCAACCGATTTCAAGCGGCAAGAGAGGTGGGGGCCGAGTTCATCCAGGGACGGCTTTCTGACAGGGTTGGCCTGATCGTCTTTGCGGCCAAGGCGTACACACAGGCACCCCTGACCCTCGACTACGACTTCCTTCTCCGGATGATGGAAGAAGTCGAGGTGGGTGTGATCGAGGACGGTACGGCCATCGGGACGGCACTGGCTATGGCTGTGAACAGGCTCAAGGAAACAGAAGCCGTCAGCAAGGTTGTGATCCTCCTTACAGACGGACAGAACAACCGCGGCGAAATAGATCCTGTCACGGCGTCCGAAGTGGCCGAAGCACTTGGAGTGCGCGTCTACGCGATCGGCGTCGGCGCGTATGGCGAGGCACCCTTTGTAATCGACCACCCGTTCGCGGGAAAGCAGCGCCGAATGATGCCCGTGGAGATCGACGAAGACATGTTGCGATCGGTAGCAGAAAAGACGGGGGGCGCGTATTTCCGCGCCACGGACAATGAAGCATTGCGACAGATCTACGAGCAGATCGGGGATCTGGAAAAAACGAAAATAGAAGAGCGCACCTACATGGATTACGAGGAGCGGTTTGCGCTCTTTCTTTGGCCGGCCTTCGGACTGATACTCCTCGAGATCCTCCTTTCAAACACGAGACTGAGGCGACTGCCCTGA
- a CDS encoding NAD-dependent deacylase codes for MSLFSPQLVFHLAKARRVAVLTGAGISAESGVATFRDAGGLWEKLKPEELANFEAFMSNPEMVQMWYAHRREVLNDVVPNPAHIALAGFEDLFDEFTVITQNVDDLHRRAGSRSIVELHGNILRNYCVACRQPAGDHELDRPAPDGAYRCAKCSGLIRPDVVWFGEMLPEGAIERADSAARTAEVFLSVGTSAVVYPAASIPITARITGAYVAEINVEKSAIGDDLDEVILGPAGVVLPQLLEAVVAKRAQ; via the coding sequence ATGAGCCTATTCTCACCACAACTGGTTTTCCACCTGGCGAAGGCCAGAAGAGTGGCGGTCCTGACTGGCGCGGGTATAAGCGCCGAGAGCGGCGTTGCGACATTTCGCGATGCTGGCGGCCTGTGGGAAAAACTGAAGCCGGAAGAGCTCGCGAACTTCGAAGCGTTCATGTCGAATCCTGAAATGGTGCAGATGTGGTACGCCCATCGACGGGAAGTTCTGAATGACGTCGTTCCAAACCCGGCCCACATTGCCCTGGCCGGGTTCGAAGATCTGTTCGACGAGTTCACCGTGATTACGCAGAATGTGGACGACCTTCATCGCCGCGCGGGCAGCCGGAGCATCGTCGAACTGCACGGGAATATTCTGCGCAACTACTGTGTTGCCTGTCGGCAACCGGCCGGCGATCACGAACTGGACCGTCCGGCGCCGGACGGAGCTTACCGCTGTGCGAAGTGTTCCGGTTTGATACGTCCGGACGTCGTCTGGTTCGGGGAGATGCTTCCGGAGGGAGCAATCGAGCGTGCCGACTCCGCAGCAAGAACCGCCGAGGTGTTCCTGAGCGTCGGAACCAGCGCCGTTGTTTATCCGGCGGCGTCGATACCCATAACCGCCCGTATCACTGGTGCCTATGTGGCCGAAATAAACGTCGAGAAGAGTGCCATCGGCGACGACCTGGATGAGGTTATCCTCGGCCCCGCCGGTGTGGTGCTTCCGCAATTGCTGGAAGCGGTAGTAGCAAAACGAGCACAGTAG
- a CDS encoding thymidine kinase produces the protein MEPAFIGHHRRTGWIEVVCGSMFSGKTEELIRRLKRARFARQNVEIYKPAVDSRYSVSEVISHDENSIPSEVVDSAGQILLMVGKADVVGIDEAQFFDEDLVDVCQTLAQDGRRVIVAGLDQDYLRRPFEPMPQVMAIAEYVTKLHAVCVICGSPANHSQRIVAGRSRVLLGATDVYEPRCRDCYDPELSGRMSDSALAPEAAAGDSEVPTPSTTPEPVER, from the coding sequence ATGGAACCAGCATTTATCGGACATCATCGTCGGACGGGATGGATTGAGGTCGTGTGCGGATCCATGTTCAGCGGAAAGACGGAAGAGTTGATCCGTCGGCTCAAGCGAGCCCGTTTTGCCCGTCAGAACGTGGAAATCTACAAGCCGGCTGTTGATTCGAGGTATAGCGTCTCCGAAGTCATCTCACACGACGAGAATTCGATTCCGTCGGAGGTGGTCGACAGTGCGGGACAGATTCTGTTGATGGTGGGAAAGGCGGATGTCGTAGGTATCGACGAGGCGCAGTTCTTCGACGAGGATCTGGTGGATGTGTGCCAGACACTGGCTCAGGATGGGCGGCGCGTTATTGTGGCAGGACTTGACCAGGATTACCTGAGGCGCCCATTTGAACCCATGCCGCAGGTGATGGCGATTGCGGAGTATGTGACGAAGCTCCACGCCGTTTGCGTGATATGCGGCTCACCGGCAAACCATTCGCAGCGAATTGTCGCTGGACGGTCCCGTGTTCTCCTCGGCGCCACCGACGTGTACGAGCCGCGCTGTCGGGACTGCTACGACCCGGAGCTTTCGGGAAGAATGAGTGATTCCGCCCTCGCGCCCGAGGCGGCTGCAGGGGACTCAGAGGTGCCGACGCCTTCGACGACGCCGGAGCCCGTAGAACGTTAG
- a CDS encoding tetratricopeptide repeat protein: protein MRNIIASVLVALAFSTPLAAQTDEAARLLDEGNRLFREGNFEQARIAYEEVTDLGVESGNVYYNLGNAYFRLDRLGKAMLNYQRAFRYFPKDAALTHNMDLVRSRSRDQLSVLPKPIWAKWWNGFVDTVGLRRLFWLGVVGWLAGLALFGRRLHLRAISTAARRLAIVLVVVGGLAGAGAVATSAARTDNVSAVVTADRADVHEEPSSDSRVVIVVHEALVVDVLRNDGDLLQVRLPNGITGFVEPGTIETIQAVRRTE from the coding sequence GTGAGAAATATCATCGCATCTGTTCTTGTGGCACTGGCCTTTTCAACGCCGCTTGCGGCTCAGACCGACGAGGCCGCACGTCTGCTCGATGAGGGTAATCGCCTCTTCCGCGAGGGCAACTTCGAGCAGGCCAGGATCGCCTACGAGGAGGTGACAGACCTCGGCGTCGAGAGTGGAAACGTCTACTACAACCTGGGAAACGCGTACTTCCGACTTGACCGCCTTGGGAAAGCGATGCTGAACTATCAGCGGGCATTTCGCTACTTCCCGAAGGATGCCGCATTGACTCACAATATGGACCTGGTTAGATCGCGTTCGCGAGATCAACTTTCGGTCCTGCCCAAACCGATCTGGGCCAAATGGTGGAACGGCTTCGTCGACACGGTCGGCCTGAGACGTCTCTTCTGGCTGGGTGTTGTCGGGTGGCTCGCAGGTCTGGCCCTGTTCGGGCGACGACTTCATCTTAGGGCGATCTCAACGGCAGCAAGAAGGCTGGCCATCGTTCTGGTCGTGGTTGGAGGGCTTGCCGGTGCCGGAGCCGTGGCCACTTCTGCGGCCCGAACGGATAACGTGTCGGCTGTCGTTACGGCCGATCGCGCTGACGTCCACGAGGAGCCGTCCAGCGACAGTCGGGTCGTAATTGTCGTTCACGAAGCGCTTGTGGTGGATGTTCTCAGGAACGACGGCGACCTGCTACAGGTACGTCTGCCGAACGGAATCACCGGATTCGTCGAGCCAGGGACGATCGAGACCATCCAGGCTGTCCGGCGTACCGAGTAA
- a CDS encoding YbaB/EbfC family nucleoid-associated protein, with product MNQDFNMADMFGKMMEMQQKISEAQEELGKKSATVEAGGGMVRVTANGLQRVVSIKIEPDAVDPNDLELLEDLVVAGVNKALEEAAALAKTEMGKAAGGMLPPGFDLSQLGL from the coding sequence ATGAATCAAGATTTCAACATGGCCGATATGTTCGGCAAGATGATGGAGATGCAACAGAAGATCTCCGAAGCACAGGAGGAGCTCGGCAAGAAGTCGGCGACAGTCGAGGCGGGCGGCGGAATGGTTCGCGTTACGGCCAACGGCCTGCAGCGGGTAGTCTCGATCAAGATCGAGCCGGATGCGGTAGACCCGAACGATCTTGAGCTATTGGAAGACCTGGTCGTTGCCGGCGTGAACAAGGCGCTCGAGGAAGCCGCCGCTCTGGCCAAGACCGAGATGGGGAAAGCTGCCGGCGGCATGTTACCCCCAGGCTTCGATCTGAGTCAGCTCGGTCTCTAG
- a CDS encoding VWA domain-containing protein has translation MSMDWLNPTYLAALSTIPAVILLMVWAAMSRKSAYKRLGDPVLIEKLASAINPRRRRWKSGLLICAVALLALALAGPRFGTKLREVKREGVDIIFALDVSLSMQARDIAPNRLDRSKNELKKLLDELRGDRVGLVLFAGDAFIQCPLTTDYAAVRLFLDVANPRLIPTPGTDFGGALQMALQAFKSQARDADTDRTKVLLYVSDGENHVGSIAEIRLKAQEEGVIIFSAGAGETEGVPIPLARDRVNPGYKKDREGRVVMTALEEGPLRELAGDGAYFRIAKTSSSLNKIISSLERLERTEFAREEFEEYDEKFQWPLALACLFLIGEVILRDKSVNSLPQV, from the coding sequence ATTTCCATGGACTGGCTTAACCCGACCTATCTCGCGGCCCTGTCGACAATTCCTGCCGTCATCCTTCTGATGGTTTGGGCGGCTATGTCTCGAAAGTCGGCATACAAGCGCCTCGGCGATCCTGTCCTGATTGAAAAATTGGCGTCTGCGATCAATCCACGCCGCCGACGCTGGAAAAGCGGACTCCTGATCTGTGCGGTCGCGCTGCTGGCGCTTGCGCTGGCGGGGCCCCGATTCGGTACCAAACTTCGAGAGGTGAAACGAGAGGGCGTCGATATCATTTTCGCTCTCGATGTATCGCTGTCCATGCAGGCACGCGACATCGCCCCCAACCGACTTGACCGTTCCAAGAACGAGCTTAAGAAGTTGCTGGACGAATTGAGAGGCGACCGCGTTGGGCTGGTACTGTTCGCCGGAGACGCCTTCATTCAGTGTCCGTTGACCACCGACTACGCTGCGGTGCGTCTGTTTCTGGACGTCGCAAACCCTCGGCTCATCCCGACGCCCGGCACCGATTTCGGAGGCGCTCTTCAAATGGCACTGCAGGCGTTTAAGAGTCAAGCGCGCGACGCCGACACGGACCGCACGAAGGTACTCCTTTATGTATCAGACGGAGAGAATCACGTTGGATCGATTGCCGAGATCAGATTGAAGGCACAGGAGGAGGGCGTGATCATTTTTTCTGCCGGGGCAGGAGAAACCGAGGGCGTCCCGATTCCATTGGCTCGGGACCGCGTAAATCCTGGTTACAAGAAGGACCGTGAAGGACGAGTCGTGATGACGGCGCTGGAGGAAGGCCCGCTGCGGGAACTCGCCGGCGATGGGGCCTACTTCCGTATCGCGAAAACATCGAGCTCACTGAACAAAATAATATCTTCGCTCGAACGTTTGGAACGAACGGAATTCGCTCGTGAGGAGTTTGAGGAATACGACGAAAAATTCCAGTGGCCTCTGGCGTTGGCATGCCTGTTCCTTATTGGCGAGGTCATATTGCGCGACAAGTCCGTTAACTCTCTCCCGCAGGTATGA
- a CDS encoding YceI family protein encodes MNKARSFVAVLGTLFLLASAQTSALADGVAGKQQSDDPVVYTYKVDAAHSSISFKVRHLGIVNVNGAFSSYDVQLAMNPDDLSTLRTDVSVDVASVDTGIEKRDNHLRSADFFSAEAFPTMKFVSKEVRNVDGSAFDLVGDLTIRGVTKEVVLS; translated from the coding sequence ATGAACAAGGCAAGGTCATTTGTAGCTGTTCTTGGAACGCTGTTCCTCCTCGCTTCAGCCCAAACGAGCGCACTCGCAGACGGAGTTGCGGGCAAACAACAGTCCGATGATCCGGTCGTGTACACGTACAAGGTGGACGCCGCTCATTCATCCATCTCTTTCAAGGTCCGTCATCTCGGGATCGTCAACGTCAACGGAGCCTTCTCGTCCTATGATGTGCAGCTGGCCATGAATCCGGACGACCTGTCGACGCTTCGAACGGATGTTTCGGTTGATGTCGCGTCAGTGGACACCGGAATTGAAAAGCGCGACAATCATCTTCGGTCGGCCGACTTCTTCTCGGCAGAAGCATTTCCGACAATGAAATTTGTCTCGAAAGAGGTAAGAAACGTGGACGGCTCTGCGTTCGACCTGGTCGGAGACCTGACGATTCGTGGAGTCACGAAAGAGGTTGTTCTTTCG
- a CDS encoding protein BatD — translation MASCWLSLVIQGACFLNLAAQDLSVRASVSETTIGVEETLTYTLEISGQSIPEIPSPSAPETDGLVLTNRFPFTSQNMSITNGRVQQSTGFSWTYKPVREGTARFEAVEIEIGGKAYRADAINVTVVAQAQRPPRAQRRNPFLIDPFGRQQPPPQEDAQISDRDMFIRASPSKRQAYQNEQLTIEYALFFRSGIQLRQSRLADSWDAEGFWREELEIESRPIPKTVVVDGLRYNTIILKRVAVFPTRTGELRIDPLRIESEASLPFGSGDPFFSLRNRYQPVRLASPAITIDVKPWPGNPPTSFAGAVGNFTIDANVDRTRLDVGESVQVTARIRGSGNIATLEAPAFRPPGVFEAYDPEIATSVNRSGSSVRGTKTFSYVLVPRANGNFEIPGIDFSFLEPSSGEYRTIRSNPAPIVVTGTAGEAAIVATTSTGLPIDDIAPLKLDDVVWTAADRTPIHRQPWAYVFGALPLLGLLGIALWQRHSTKLATDLKFARNRRAHPLARKHLKRAEQLLASDDLAAFYEETERAVLGFVGNRLNIAEIGLTRNQLVMRLRDVGIPDDTLSALTTLLEECDRARFAPSAPTGMTPEDAHTTAASLIVSIDQSVANHRAVST, via the coding sequence GTGGCATCCTGCTGGCTGTCACTCGTCATCCAGGGCGCCTGTTTTCTAAACCTGGCGGCACAGGATCTGTCCGTCCGTGCATCTGTCAGTGAGACGACCATCGGCGTCGAAGAGACGCTGACCTACACGTTGGAGATTAGCGGCCAGTCGATTCCCGAGATACCCTCTCCCAGCGCACCCGAGACCGACGGACTGGTACTCACGAACCGATTTCCGTTCACATCTCAGAACATGTCCATCACCAACGGCCGCGTGCAGCAGAGCACTGGCTTCAGTTGGACGTACAAACCTGTTCGAGAAGGCACAGCCCGGTTTGAGGCGGTCGAAATCGAGATCGGCGGCAAGGCGTACCGGGCGGATGCAATTAATGTTACGGTTGTTGCGCAGGCGCAGCGCCCGCCGCGCGCGCAGAGAAGGAATCCGTTCCTCATCGATCCGTTCGGTCGCCAGCAGCCACCTCCGCAGGAGGATGCTCAGATCTCGGATCGTGATATGTTCATCCGGGCGTCACCGAGTAAACGCCAGGCCTATCAAAACGAGCAGCTCACAATTGAATACGCCCTCTTTTTTCGCTCCGGTATTCAGTTGAGACAAAGCCGGCTTGCCGATTCGTGGGATGCCGAAGGCTTCTGGCGTGAAGAACTGGAGATAGAGTCGCGACCAATCCCCAAGACCGTCGTCGTAGATGGTCTCCGATATAACACGATCATCTTGAAACGGGTCGCGGTCTTCCCGACCAGAACGGGTGAACTCCGGATCGACCCGCTCCGGATCGAGAGCGAGGCGTCACTGCCCTTCGGATCCGGTGATCCATTCTTCTCGTTGAGAAACCGATACCAGCCCGTGCGACTTGCCTCGCCTGCTATCACGATCGATGTGAAGCCATGGCCCGGCAATCCTCCCACCTCGTTTGCGGGAGCGGTCGGCAACTTCACGATCGATGCGAATGTAGACAGAACCCGGCTCGACGTTGGCGAATCCGTCCAGGTGACGGCGCGAATCCGAGGATCCGGAAACATCGCGACGCTTGAGGCTCCGGCATTCCGGCCACCGGGCGTGTTCGAGGCGTACGATCCGGAGATCGCTACAAGCGTGAACCGCTCGGGAAGCAGCGTGCGTGGAACGAAGACGTTCAGTTATGTGCTGGTACCCCGGGCCAATGGCAATTTCGAGATACCCGGGATCGACTTCAGCTTCCTTGAGCCATCGTCCGGCGAATACCGGACCATTCGCTCGAATCCGGCGCCGATTGTTGTGACGGGCACGGCCGGAGAGGCAGCGATCGTCGCGACGACCTCAACCGGACTGCCGATTGACGACATCGCTCCGCTGAAGCTCGACGACGTTGTCTGGACCGCCGCTGACCGGACGCCGATCCACCGGCAACCGTGGGCATACGTGTTCGGCGCTCTGCCCCTCCTCGGTTTGCTGGGCATCGCTCTGTGGCAACGGCATAGCACAAAGCTGGCGACCGACCTCAAGTTTGCCCGAAATCGACGGGCACATCCCCTGGCGCGCAAACACTTGAAACGAGCCGAGCAGCTTCTGGCAAGCGATGATCTTGCGGCATTCTATGAGGAGACCGAACGCGCCGTTCTGGGTTTCGTCGGAAACCGACTGAATATCGCGGAGATCGGTCTCACCCGAAATCAGCTGGTGATGCGACTCAGGGACGTCGGAATCCCGGACGACACGCTCTCGGCTCTAACCACCCTTCTCGAAGAATGTGACAGGGCGCGTTTTGCACCGTCGGCACCGACAGGAATGACGCCGGAGGATGCGCACACGACAGCCGCATCTCTCATCGTCTCGATTGATCAATCAGTGGCAAACCACCGGGCAGTTTCCACGTGA
- the dnaX gene encoding DNA polymerase III subunit gamma/tau, producing the protein MSDTKYLVAARKYRPQRFDEVVAQEHVCDTVKNAIAQNRLGHAYLFSGPRGVGKTTVARILAKSINCTAPADERDGSEPCLKCESCLSFAEGRNLNVIEIDAASNNKVDDVRELRDTVRIPPQGGLKKVYIVDEVHMLTSQAFNALLKTLEEPPPYVLFIFATTEPNKVLPTILSRCQRFDFRRIAVPEIVERLEQICQEESITADEASLLLIARKGDGALRDALSVFDQAVALCGENVTYDVLAEALGVVDIELFFELTNYVHEKNPAGVLNLVQGIVASGFDFREFLTGLAEHLRNLFVAVTMSDTRLIETAAATRERYAVEAGNFNRSMLLRLLTIASDTDGAIRNSTRPRLQLELGLLKMTAMADSIDLRQVIQKIDQIQGTPAAPVTGQEPATPTVHKSTTRPTTKAPARKSAAKAASVSSPLPDTGKDGTPESPAPAEPPAEKPAARTAKTPAPEQNTTPLIQPAVAPVEEQETALPARPLKPAPVEPTDAPPAESSKPKTSSAPGFFDPPALSRHTSAPKKNGGTIEGSAARSTTPLAPIAMGDAQKVSEWLPFVMAVKSDRIHVGSLLQHAAPRDMSDGHIEIDVPDDFHKRLLENQQDFLLKHARGIIADSVQSLRFSVQASVKPPSGETASDFDPYEYMQQKRKDNPVIRAIFDEFGGELVW; encoded by the coding sequence ATGTCCGATACCAAGTACCTCGTTGCCGCTCGAAAGTACCGTCCACAGCGCTTCGATGAGGTCGTCGCTCAGGAGCATGTCTGCGACACCGTCAAGAACGCGATCGCACAGAACCGACTGGGACACGCATACCTGTTCAGTGGACCGCGCGGTGTAGGCAAGACCACCGTCGCGCGCATTCTGGCGAAATCGATCAATTGCACGGCACCGGCGGATGAGCGGGACGGCTCCGAGCCGTGTCTGAAGTGCGAATCCTGTCTGTCGTTCGCTGAGGGCCGCAACCTCAATGTGATCGAGATCGATGCGGCCTCGAATAACAAAGTGGACGACGTCCGTGAGCTGCGTGACACTGTCAGAATCCCGCCGCAGGGGGGTCTGAAAAAAGTGTACATCGTGGACGAGGTCCACATGCTCACATCTCAGGCCTTTAACGCACTGTTGAAGACGCTGGAGGAACCGCCGCCCTACGTCCTGTTTATTTTCGCGACGACCGAACCCAACAAAGTTCTTCCCACAATCCTCTCTCGATGCCAGCGATTTGATTTCCGTCGAATAGCAGTGCCCGAAATCGTCGAGCGCCTGGAGCAGATTTGCCAGGAGGAGTCGATCACCGCCGACGAGGCCTCACTGCTGCTCATTGCTCGTAAGGGAGACGGTGCCCTGCGCGACGCGCTTTCCGTATTCGATCAGGCGGTGGCACTGTGCGGCGAAAATGTCACATACGATGTGCTCGCCGAGGCGTTGGGCGTCGTGGACATTGAACTGTTCTTTGAACTGACAAACTATGTGCACGAAAAGAACCCGGCTGGAGTGCTGAACCTCGTGCAGGGAATCGTCGCTTCAGGATTCGACTTTCGAGAATTTCTGACCGGCCTTGCCGAGCACCTGCGCAACCTGTTCGTCGCTGTCACGATGTCCGACACGCGTCTCATCGAAACGGCTGCTGCGACACGGGAACGCTACGCGGTTGAGGCAGGCAACTTCAATCGTTCAATGCTGCTTCGACTTCTCACCATTGCGTCAGACACGGACGGGGCGATTCGTAACAGCACCCGACCGCGACTGCAGCTTGAACTGGGTCTGTTGAAAATGACGGCCATGGCGGACAGCATTGACCTGAGGCAGGTCATCCAGAAGATCGACCAGATTCAGGGGACACCGGCAGCTCCGGTCACCGGACAAGAGCCAGCGACGCCCACCGTCCACAAGTCGACGACACGACCGACGACGAAAGCTCCAGCGAGAAAGTCCGCCGCGAAGGCGGCTTCCGTATCCAGCCCACTGCCGGACACCGGTAAGGACGGTACCCCCGAGTCCCCGGCACCGGCTGAGCCCCCAGCGGAAAAGCCAGCGGCCAGGACCGCGAAGACACCAGCCCCCGAGCAAAACACGACTCCTCTAATTCAGCCGGCAGTGGCACCGGTAGAGGAACAGGAAACGGCACTGCCGGCCAGGCCGCTCAAGCCCGCGCCCGTGGAACCGACCGACGCGCCGCCCGCCGAATCGTCGAAGCCAAAGACATCCAGCGCGCCAGGATTCTTCGACCCGCCCGCTTTGTCGCGCCATACTTCGGCACCGAAGAAAAACGGCGGCACAATCGAAGGTTCGGCAGCTCGCTCGACAACGCCGCTCGCCCCAATTGCCATGGGCGATGCACAGAAAGTTTCTGAGTGGCTCCCCTTCGTGATGGCGGTGAAGTCAGACCGGATCCACGTGGGATCACTCCTGCAACACGCGGCACCCCGAGACATGTCGGACGGTCACATCGAAATTGACGTCCCGGACGACTTTCACAAAAGGCTCCTGGAGAACCAGCAAGACTTCCTTCTGAAGCATGCCAGAGGCATCATCGCTGACAGCGTTCAGTCGCTCCGCTTCAGCGTCCAGGCCAGCGTTAAGCCTCCATCGGGAGAAACCGCCAGTGATTTCGACCCGTACGAGTACATGCAGCAGAAGAGAAAAGACAACCCGGTAATACGAGCCATCTTCGATGAGTTCGGCGGCGAACTGGTCTGGTAG
- a CDS encoding DUF58 domain-containing protein, with amino-acid sequence MIPKELFQKIRQIEIRTKGLVNSVFGGEYHSAFKGQGMEFSEVRPYQIGDDIRSIDWNVSARTGETYIKIFEEEREQTVMLAVDISGSSNFGSQGKFKREIAAEICAIVAFSAIQNSDKVGLLLFSDEIELFVPPKKGKRHVLRLIRDLFAHEQKSTGTSISTALEHLIHVLRRHSVILLMSDFFDTAFEKPLRALAQRHDLVAVHLQDAREQELPSVGLIELTDAESGRTTVLDAGSKRVRRAFAAKAAQRQDDLDALFRRLQLDRVLIRTDESYVDPLIAFFRHRNRAR; translated from the coding sequence ATGATCCCCAAAGAACTCTTTCAGAAGATCCGGCAGATCGAAATCCGGACGAAAGGGCTGGTCAACAGCGTGTTCGGTGGAGAGTACCATTCGGCGTTCAAGGGCCAGGGAATGGAGTTTTCGGAGGTGCGACCATACCAGATCGGGGATGATATTCGTTCAATCGACTGGAACGTCTCGGCGCGAACCGGCGAGACGTACATCAAGATCTTCGAAGAAGAACGCGAGCAGACCGTCATGCTGGCTGTCGACATCTCCGGATCGAGCAATTTCGGTTCTCAGGGCAAGTTCAAGCGAGAGATCGCGGCCGAAATCTGTGCCATCGTGGCGTTCAGCGCTATTCAGAACAGCGACAAGGTGGGCCTGCTCCTGTTTTCTGATGAGATTGAGTTGTTCGTCCCTCCGAAAAAGGGAAAGCGTCACGTGCTCCGCCTGATCCGGGATCTGTTCGCCCACGAGCAGAAGTCGACCGGCACGTCCATTTCCACGGCCCTCGAACACCTGATACATGTACTCCGTCGTCACTCGGTCATTCTGCTGATGAGCGATTTCTTCGACACGGCCTTTGAGAAACCGTTGCGCGCCCTCGCTCAGCGACACGACCTCGTCGCCGTGCACCTGCAGGATGCCAGGGAACAGGAACTGCCGTCCGTAGGACTCATAGAGCTGACCGATGCGGAGTCCGGGAGAACGACTGTGCTGGACGCCGGTAGCAAGCGAGTCCGACGTGCGTTTGCCGCGAAAGCAGCGCAACGTCAGGACGACCTCGATGCGCTGTTCCGTCGACTGCAGCTTGACCGCGTACTCATTCGGACCGATGAAAGCTACGTGGACCCACTTATCGCGTTCTTCCGCCACCGAAACCGCGCCCGATGA
- a CDS encoding tetratricopeptide repeat protein, with translation MKATWLLLFALATSPPSDGDGREGNDLFREGRYREAADAYLAALDALGPDAPVDVQASLLNNLGASLFRMEDYETALQAFVRSLSVADTPADRSRAAYNAGNAAYRQEDLNAALSFFKQALLEDGLNDSARYNFEFVRRRVKDDQPQQQEDSGGKIEPSEYAKALKRQAEELVAKKQYRLAHSLMLDGLRVDDSVRAFQDFIGRTGNIADIDQPQDS, from the coding sequence ATGAAAGCGACCTGGCTACTACTGTTTGCACTGGCGACGTCGCCTCCGTCTGACGGGGACGGCCGTGAGGGGAACGACCTCTTCCGTGAAGGCAGATATCGGGAAGCCGCTGACGCCTACCTGGCAGCGCTGGATGCACTGGGTCCCGACGCACCGGTGGACGTGCAGGCATCGCTTCTGAACAATCTTGGCGCCTCTCTCTTCCGGATGGAGGATTACGAGACTGCCCTGCAGGCGTTCGTCCGATCGCTTTCGGTCGCCGACACCCCGGCCGATCGAAGTCGGGCTGCCTACAACGCCGGCAATGCAGCGTATCGTCAGGAAGACCTGAACGCGGCACTGTCGTTCTTCAAACAGGCCCTGCTGGAGGACGGACTCAACGACAGCGCCAGATACAACTTCGAGTTCGTTCGCCGACGAGTGAAGGACGACCAGCCGCAACAGCAGGAAGACAGTGGTGGAAAGATTGAACCGTCCGAGTATGCGAAAGCTCTCAAACGGCAAGCGGAAGAACTGGTAGCGAAAAAGCAGTACCGGCTAGCCCACAGTCTGATGCTCGACGGCCTGCGGGTCGACGACTCCGTGCGTGCGTTTCAGGACTTCATTGGTCGCACCGGCAACATTGCGGACATAGATCAACCCCAGGATTCATGA